The Penaeus chinensis breed Huanghai No. 1 chromosome 16, ASM1920278v2, whole genome shotgun sequence genome window below encodes:
- the LOC125033698 gene encoding DNA cross-link repair 1A protein-like isoform X5, whose protein sequence is MKMRISLLSLPFRDPECEKGIECSETHESHFWNFLHWRLAEERAEQERIHNSLSSSQVDKETRNKNGENVLPNSILSQEDSSAADGLVSNIQQEDCNVYLISDDESETNSKVSLKSMKLFSGSQEEKTSDKATFLAMLSDSTEDDSHSPDKQEDERFPIHSSACMDVTQNQYSDEDFFENDLDLNSEKGESEGDKETVIFSRNNSPGKCRIVKRTVVNLELDKTIHCSIPSINPLGVTCSSTSSLSESLLQPYLNTDKVGEEGIGHSSGMNEELAAPEILKPSEDLREKDVRHCTEGNGKPLQELAVPGTSNRSEEQKLLEERSETCTENSKGAVSVDVQLDSDEDEIFSNLVEQAMEKYLGDSGRGEKSLEKTLESVSTAATKKSVRCRNQGSCKPCLHLHFHIQNSPQKSPKKGGQTSILNFFQSKGSKKSPEAEPVNKCSSCCKCACKESPEKLSSKEATSSWKGLMSRMQKNSEKPPSSNSSSSSQQESKPDLQQRSCPFYKYIQDTDVVVDAFCYGVLSGVKAYFLTHFHYDHYRGLSKKFTQPIYCSEITGRLVNLRLGIPLKYLHFLPMEEPQIVCGLEVTLLEANHCPGAVMFLFKLRTGATVLHVGDFRAHPKMESYPALWNCSIDTLFLDTTYCNAVYDFPRQEDVIDKCVSVATSHVADNTKTLIVVGSYTIGKERVFKAIASALDCKIWASSDKQRTLRCIQDKEICSRLTSEKLCARVHVLPMSDLQPRKLMAYVETLKPRYSVVVAIRPTGWEHSSDQGQGLENLGSKQCGNVYIYGIPYSEHSSFNELKRFVQFIQPKKIIPTVNVGNPNSRRQMEKYFQEWQEKARHKDIGSLLRKQL, encoded by the exons atgaagatgaggatatcTTTGCTCTCACTCCCCTTCAGAGATCCAG AATGTGAGAAGGGCATAGAGTGCAGTGAAACCCATGAGTCCCATTTTTGGAATTTCTTGCACTGGAGGCTTGCAGAAGAAAGAGCAGAACAAGAACGCATTCACAATTCACTCTCCAGCAGCCAGGTGGATAAAGAAACCAGGAACAAGAATGGGGAAAATGTCTTACCTAATAGCATTTTGTCACAAGAAGATAGTTCAGCTGCAGATGGGCTTGTCAGCAATATACAGCAGGAAGACTGTAATGTGTACTTGATTTCAGATGATGAAAGTGAAACAAACAGTAAGGTCTCCTTAAAGAGCATGAAACTCTTTAGTGGCAGCCAAGAGGAGAAAACCAGTGACAAAGCAACCTTTCTTGCTATGTTGTCTGACTCCACAGAGGATGACTCCCATTCTCCAGACAAACAAGAAGATGAAAGATTCCCTATACATAGTAGTGCATGCATGGATGTTACTCAGAACCAGTACAGTGATGAAGACTTCTTTGAAAATGATTTAGACTTGAATTctgagaaaggggaaagtgaaGGTGATAAAGAAACAGTTATCTTTAGTAGAAATAATTCTCCAGGAAAGTGCAGAATTGTAAAGAGAACAGTTGTCAATTTAGAATTAGACAAAACTATACATTGTAGCATTCCGAGCATTAATCCATTGGGAGTTACATGTAGCTCAACAAGCTCACTTTCTGAGTCATTACTACAACCTTATTTGAATACAGATAAAGTTGGAGAAGAAGGTATAGGGCACAGTTCAGGTATGAATGAAGAACTGGCTGCACCTGAAATATTAAAGCCCTCTGAAGATTTGAGAGAAAAAGATGTGAGACACTGTACAGAAGGCAATGGTAAACCACTACAAGAGCTGGCAGTACCAGGAACTTCAAATAGATCAGAAGAACAGAAACTGCTAGAGGAGAGATCTGAAACCTGCACAGAAAACAGTAAAGGTGCTGTGTCTGTTGATGTGCAGCTCGACAGTGACGAGGATGAAATATTCAGTAATCTGGTTGAACAAGCCATGGAAAAATATCTTGGTGAttcaggaagaggagaaaaatctcTAGAGAAAACACTTGAAAGTGTATCTACAGCAGCTACTAAGAAGAGTGTAAGATGTAGAAATCAAGGTTCATGTAAACCTTGCTTACACTTACACTTTCACATTCAAAACTCTCCTCAGAAGTCACCAAAAAAGG gAGGTCAGACCAGTATCCTTAATTTCTTCCAGAGCAAAGGGAGCAAGAAGAGCCCCGAGGCAGAGCCAGTGAATAAATGTTCCTCGTGTTGCAAATGTG CATGTAAAGAAAGTCCAGAGAAGCTCAGCAGCAAAGAAGCTACCAGCAGTTGGAAAGGTTTGATGTCCAGAATGCAGAAGAACAGTGAAAAGCCGCCCTCATCAAATAGTTCTTCTTCATCACAG CAAGAGAGCAAGCCAGACTTACAGCAAAGAAGTTGTCCCTTCTACAAATATATTCAAG ATACAGATGTTGTTGTAGATGCATTTTGCTATGGCGTCTTGAGTGGTGTGAAGGCGTACTTTCTCACACATTTCCACTATGACCACTACAGAGGCCTCTCCAAGAAATTCACCCAACCTATATACTGCAGTGAAATAACAG GGAGACTAGTCAACTTACGACTGGGAATTCCTCTGAAGTATCTGCATTTCCTTCCCATGGAGGAACCCCAAATTGTGTGTGGCCTGGAAGTCACTCTCCTTGAAGCCAACCA CTGTCCAGGAGCTGTTATGTTTCTGTTCAAACTGCGAACAGGAGCTACAGTTCTTCATGTGGGAGATTTTCGTGCTCATCCAAAAATGGAATCATACCCAGCATTGTGGAACTGCTCCATTGACACTCTGTTTCTAGATACAAC GTACTGCAATGCTGTGTATGACTTCCCAAGGCAAGAAGATgttatagataagtgtgtgtctgttgctACCAGTCACGTTGCTGACAACACAAAGACACTTATCGTTGTTGGTTCATACACCATAg GCAAAGAGAGAGTGTTCAAAGCCATAGCCTCTGCTCTTGACTGCAAAATATGGGCCAGCAGTGACAAACAAAGGACTCTGCGGTGCATTCAGGACAAAGAGATCTGCTCAAGGCTGACTTCAGAGAAGCTGTGTGCCAGGGTCCACGTCCTGCCCATGAGTGACCTACAGCCCAGA AAGCTGATGGCATATGTGGAGACCCTGAAGCCAAGGTACTCAGTGGTGGTGGCGATTCGGCCAACTGGCTGGGAGCACTCCAGTGACCAGGGGCAAGGACTGGAAAATCTTGGCTCAAAACAGTGtggcaatgtttatatatatg GTATACCCTACTCCGAACACTCCAGCTTTAATGAATTGAAGCGATTTGTGCAGTTCATCCAGCCTAAAAAGATCATCCCAACAGTCAATGTTGGCAATCCAAATTCTCGACGGCAGATGGAGAAGTATTTTCAAGAGTGGCAAGAGAAGGCACGGCATAAAGACATTGGCTCCCTTCTCAGAAAACAACTGTGA
- the LOC125033698 gene encoding DNA cross-link repair 1A protein-like isoform X1, with amino-acid sequence MKMRISLLSLPFRDPGIKFLRSQLPSSFCESKKEKKPRRLSYSQQTSASKNKSFKIPSNASYNKSTKRVANPDALAEKPGPSKRKSGNEMSGVGGSQMGKKVKQEEDLVCPLCQMPWYIYDSKGKSRKIHADECLDKDLFSKQECEKGIECSETHESHFWNFLHWRLAEERAEQERIHNSLSSSQVDKETRNKNGENVLPNSILSQEDSSAADGLVSNIQQEDCNVYLISDDESETNSKVSLKSMKLFSGSQEEKTSDKATFLAMLSDSTEDDSHSPDKQEDERFPIHSSACMDVTQNQYSDEDFFENDLDLNSEKGESEGDKETVIFSRNNSPGKCRIVKRTVVNLELDKTIHCSIPSINPLGVTCSSTSSLSESLLQPYLNTDKVGEEGIGHSSGMNEELAAPEILKPSEDLREKDVRHCTEGNGKPLQELAVPGTSNRSEEQKLLEERSETCTENSKGAVSVDVQLDSDEDEIFSNLVEQAMEKYLGDSGRGEKSLEKTLESVSTAATKKSVRCRNQGSCKPCLHLHFHIQNSPQKSPKKGGQTSILNFFQSKGSKKSPEAEPVNKCSSCCKCACKESPEKLSSKEATSSWKGLMSRMQKNSEKPPSSNSSSSSQQESKPDLQQRSCPFYKYIQDTDVVVDAFCYGVLSGVKAYFLTHFHYDHYRGLSKKFTQPIYCSEITGRLVNLRLGIPLKYLHFLPMEEPQIVCGLEVTLLEANHCPGAVMFLFKLRTGATVLHVGDFRAHPKMESYPALWNCSIDTLFLDTTYCNAVYDFPRQEDVIDKCVSVATSHVADNTKTLIVVGSYTIGKERVFKAIASALDCKIWASSDKQRTLRCIQDKEICSRLTSEKLCARVHVLPMSDLQPRKLMAYVETLKPRYSVVVAIRPTGWEHSSDQGQGLENLGSKQCGNVYIYGIPYSEHSSFNELKRFVQFIQPKKIIPTVNVGNPNSRRQMEKYFQEWQEKARHKDIGSLLRKQL; translated from the exons atgaagatgaggatatcTTTGCTCTCACTCCCCTTCAGAGATCCAGGTATTAAGTTCTTAAG atCTCAGTTGCCCAGTTCATTTTGTgaatcaaagaaagagaagaagcccAGGCGATTGTCCTATTCGCAGCAGACCTCTGCCAGCAAAAACAAAAGCTTCAAGATCCCCAGCAATGCATCCTATAACAAAAGCACGAAGAGAGTGGCCAATCCAGATGCCTTGGCAGAAAAGCCTGGCCCATCCAAAAGAAAGAGTGGGAATGAGATGAGTGGTGTAGGAGGCAGCCAGATGGGCAAAAAAGTAAAGCAGGAGGAAGACCTGGTGTGCCCCTTATGCCAGATGCCCTGGTACATCTACGACAGCAAGGGCAAGTCCCGCAAAATCCATGCAGATGAATGCCTTGACAAAGACTTGTTCAGCAAGCAAG AATGTGAGAAGGGCATAGAGTGCAGTGAAACCCATGAGTCCCATTTTTGGAATTTCTTGCACTGGAGGCTTGCAGAAGAAAGAGCAGAACAAGAACGCATTCACAATTCACTCTCCAGCAGCCAGGTGGATAAAGAAACCAGGAACAAGAATGGGGAAAATGTCTTACCTAATAGCATTTTGTCACAAGAAGATAGTTCAGCTGCAGATGGGCTTGTCAGCAATATACAGCAGGAAGACTGTAATGTGTACTTGATTTCAGATGATGAAAGTGAAACAAACAGTAAGGTCTCCTTAAAGAGCATGAAACTCTTTAGTGGCAGCCAAGAGGAGAAAACCAGTGACAAAGCAACCTTTCTTGCTATGTTGTCTGACTCCACAGAGGATGACTCCCATTCTCCAGACAAACAAGAAGATGAAAGATTCCCTATACATAGTAGTGCATGCATGGATGTTACTCAGAACCAGTACAGTGATGAAGACTTCTTTGAAAATGATTTAGACTTGAATTctgagaaaggggaaagtgaaGGTGATAAAGAAACAGTTATCTTTAGTAGAAATAATTCTCCAGGAAAGTGCAGAATTGTAAAGAGAACAGTTGTCAATTTAGAATTAGACAAAACTATACATTGTAGCATTCCGAGCATTAATCCATTGGGAGTTACATGTAGCTCAACAAGCTCACTTTCTGAGTCATTACTACAACCTTATTTGAATACAGATAAAGTTGGAGAAGAAGGTATAGGGCACAGTTCAGGTATGAATGAAGAACTGGCTGCACCTGAAATATTAAAGCCCTCTGAAGATTTGAGAGAAAAAGATGTGAGACACTGTACAGAAGGCAATGGTAAACCACTACAAGAGCTGGCAGTACCAGGAACTTCAAATAGATCAGAAGAACAGAAACTGCTAGAGGAGAGATCTGAAACCTGCACAGAAAACAGTAAAGGTGCTGTGTCTGTTGATGTGCAGCTCGACAGTGACGAGGATGAAATATTCAGTAATCTGGTTGAACAAGCCATGGAAAAATATCTTGGTGAttcaggaagaggagaaaaatctcTAGAGAAAACACTTGAAAGTGTATCTACAGCAGCTACTAAGAAGAGTGTAAGATGTAGAAATCAAGGTTCATGTAAACCTTGCTTACACTTACACTTTCACATTCAAAACTCTCCTCAGAAGTCACCAAAAAAGG gAGGTCAGACCAGTATCCTTAATTTCTTCCAGAGCAAAGGGAGCAAGAAGAGCCCCGAGGCAGAGCCAGTGAATAAATGTTCCTCGTGTTGCAAATGTG CATGTAAAGAAAGTCCAGAGAAGCTCAGCAGCAAAGAAGCTACCAGCAGTTGGAAAGGTTTGATGTCCAGAATGCAGAAGAACAGTGAAAAGCCGCCCTCATCAAATAGTTCTTCTTCATCACAG CAAGAGAGCAAGCCAGACTTACAGCAAAGAAGTTGTCCCTTCTACAAATATATTCAAG ATACAGATGTTGTTGTAGATGCATTTTGCTATGGCGTCTTGAGTGGTGTGAAGGCGTACTTTCTCACACATTTCCACTATGACCACTACAGAGGCCTCTCCAAGAAATTCACCCAACCTATATACTGCAGTGAAATAACAG GGAGACTAGTCAACTTACGACTGGGAATTCCTCTGAAGTATCTGCATTTCCTTCCCATGGAGGAACCCCAAATTGTGTGTGGCCTGGAAGTCACTCTCCTTGAAGCCAACCA CTGTCCAGGAGCTGTTATGTTTCTGTTCAAACTGCGAACAGGAGCTACAGTTCTTCATGTGGGAGATTTTCGTGCTCATCCAAAAATGGAATCATACCCAGCATTGTGGAACTGCTCCATTGACACTCTGTTTCTAGATACAAC GTACTGCAATGCTGTGTATGACTTCCCAAGGCAAGAAGATgttatagataagtgtgtgtctgttgctACCAGTCACGTTGCTGACAACACAAAGACACTTATCGTTGTTGGTTCATACACCATAg GCAAAGAGAGAGTGTTCAAAGCCATAGCCTCTGCTCTTGACTGCAAAATATGGGCCAGCAGTGACAAACAAAGGACTCTGCGGTGCATTCAGGACAAAGAGATCTGCTCAAGGCTGACTTCAGAGAAGCTGTGTGCCAGGGTCCACGTCCTGCCCATGAGTGACCTACAGCCCAGA AAGCTGATGGCATATGTGGAGACCCTGAAGCCAAGGTACTCAGTGGTGGTGGCGATTCGGCCAACTGGCTGGGAGCACTCCAGTGACCAGGGGCAAGGACTGGAAAATCTTGGCTCAAAACAGTGtggcaatgtttatatatatg GTATACCCTACTCCGAACACTCCAGCTTTAATGAATTGAAGCGATTTGTGCAGTTCATCCAGCCTAAAAAGATCATCCCAACAGTCAATGTTGGCAATCCAAATTCTCGACGGCAGATGGAGAAGTATTTTCAAGAGTGGCAAGAGAAGGCACGGCATAAAGACATTGGCTCCCTTCTCAGAAAACAACTGTGA
- the LOC125033698 gene encoding DNA cross-link repair 1A protein-like isoform X3 yields the protein MSDEDEDIFALTPLQRSRSQLPSSFCESKKEKKPRRLSYSQQTSASKNKSFKIPSNASYNKSTKRVANPDALAEKPGPSKRKSGNEMSGVGGSQMGKKVKQEEDLVCPLCQMPWYIYDSKGKSRKIHADECLDKDLFSKQECEKGIECSETHESHFWNFLHWRLAEERAEQERIHNSLSSSQVDKETRNKNGENVLPNSILSQEDSSAADGLVSNIQQEDCNVYLISDDESETNSKVSLKSMKLFSGSQEEKTSDKATFLAMLSDSTEDDSHSPDKQEDERFPIHSSACMDVTQNQYSDEDFFENDLDLNSEKGESEGDKETVIFSRNNSPGKCRIVKRTVVNLELDKTIHCSIPSINPLGVTCSSTSSLSESLLQPYLNTDKVGEEGIGHSSGMNEELAAPEILKPSEDLREKDVRHCTEGNGKPLQELAVPGTSNRSEEQKLLEERSETCTENSKGAVSVDVQLDSDEDEIFSNLVEQAMEKYLGDSGRGEKSLEKTLESVSTAATKKSVRCRNQGSCKPCLHLHFHIQNSPQKSPKKGGQTSILNFFQSKGSKKSPEAEPVNKCSSCCKCACKESPEKLSSKEATSSWKGLMSRMQKNSEKPPSSNSSSSSQQESKPDLQQRSCPFYKYIQDTDVVVDAFCYGVLSGVKAYFLTHFHYDHYRGLSKKFTQPIYCSEITGRLVNLRLGIPLKYLHFLPMEEPQIVCGLEVTLLEANHCPGAVMFLFKLRTGATVLHVGDFRAHPKMESYPALWNCSIDTLFLDTTYCNAVYDFPRQEDVIDKCVSVATSHVADNTKTLIVVGSYTIGKERVFKAIASALDCKIWASSDKQRTLRCIQDKEICSRLTSEKLCARVHVLPMSDLQPRKLMAYVETLKPRYSVVVAIRPTGWEHSSDQGQGLENLGSKQCGNVYIYGIPYSEHSSFNELKRFVQFIQPKKIIPTVNVGNPNSRRQMEKYFQEWQEKARHKDIGSLLRKQL from the exons ATgagtgatgaagatgaggatatcTTTGCTCTCACTCCCCTTCAGAGATCCAG atCTCAGTTGCCCAGTTCATTTTGTgaatcaaagaaagagaagaagcccAGGCGATTGTCCTATTCGCAGCAGACCTCTGCCAGCAAAAACAAAAGCTTCAAGATCCCCAGCAATGCATCCTATAACAAAAGCACGAAGAGAGTGGCCAATCCAGATGCCTTGGCAGAAAAGCCTGGCCCATCCAAAAGAAAGAGTGGGAATGAGATGAGTGGTGTAGGAGGCAGCCAGATGGGCAAAAAAGTAAAGCAGGAGGAAGACCTGGTGTGCCCCTTATGCCAGATGCCCTGGTACATCTACGACAGCAAGGGCAAGTCCCGCAAAATCCATGCAGATGAATGCCTTGACAAAGACTTGTTCAGCAAGCAAG AATGTGAGAAGGGCATAGAGTGCAGTGAAACCCATGAGTCCCATTTTTGGAATTTCTTGCACTGGAGGCTTGCAGAAGAAAGAGCAGAACAAGAACGCATTCACAATTCACTCTCCAGCAGCCAGGTGGATAAAGAAACCAGGAACAAGAATGGGGAAAATGTCTTACCTAATAGCATTTTGTCACAAGAAGATAGTTCAGCTGCAGATGGGCTTGTCAGCAATATACAGCAGGAAGACTGTAATGTGTACTTGATTTCAGATGATGAAAGTGAAACAAACAGTAAGGTCTCCTTAAAGAGCATGAAACTCTTTAGTGGCAGCCAAGAGGAGAAAACCAGTGACAAAGCAACCTTTCTTGCTATGTTGTCTGACTCCACAGAGGATGACTCCCATTCTCCAGACAAACAAGAAGATGAAAGATTCCCTATACATAGTAGTGCATGCATGGATGTTACTCAGAACCAGTACAGTGATGAAGACTTCTTTGAAAATGATTTAGACTTGAATTctgagaaaggggaaagtgaaGGTGATAAAGAAACAGTTATCTTTAGTAGAAATAATTCTCCAGGAAAGTGCAGAATTGTAAAGAGAACAGTTGTCAATTTAGAATTAGACAAAACTATACATTGTAGCATTCCGAGCATTAATCCATTGGGAGTTACATGTAGCTCAACAAGCTCACTTTCTGAGTCATTACTACAACCTTATTTGAATACAGATAAAGTTGGAGAAGAAGGTATAGGGCACAGTTCAGGTATGAATGAAGAACTGGCTGCACCTGAAATATTAAAGCCCTCTGAAGATTTGAGAGAAAAAGATGTGAGACACTGTACAGAAGGCAATGGTAAACCACTACAAGAGCTGGCAGTACCAGGAACTTCAAATAGATCAGAAGAACAGAAACTGCTAGAGGAGAGATCTGAAACCTGCACAGAAAACAGTAAAGGTGCTGTGTCTGTTGATGTGCAGCTCGACAGTGACGAGGATGAAATATTCAGTAATCTGGTTGAACAAGCCATGGAAAAATATCTTGGTGAttcaggaagaggagaaaaatctcTAGAGAAAACACTTGAAAGTGTATCTACAGCAGCTACTAAGAAGAGTGTAAGATGTAGAAATCAAGGTTCATGTAAACCTTGCTTACACTTACACTTTCACATTCAAAACTCTCCTCAGAAGTCACCAAAAAAGG gAGGTCAGACCAGTATCCTTAATTTCTTCCAGAGCAAAGGGAGCAAGAAGAGCCCCGAGGCAGAGCCAGTGAATAAATGTTCCTCGTGTTGCAAATGTG CATGTAAAGAAAGTCCAGAGAAGCTCAGCAGCAAAGAAGCTACCAGCAGTTGGAAAGGTTTGATGTCCAGAATGCAGAAGAACAGTGAAAAGCCGCCCTCATCAAATAGTTCTTCTTCATCACAG CAAGAGAGCAAGCCAGACTTACAGCAAAGAAGTTGTCCCTTCTACAAATATATTCAAG ATACAGATGTTGTTGTAGATGCATTTTGCTATGGCGTCTTGAGTGGTGTGAAGGCGTACTTTCTCACACATTTCCACTATGACCACTACAGAGGCCTCTCCAAGAAATTCACCCAACCTATATACTGCAGTGAAATAACAG GGAGACTAGTCAACTTACGACTGGGAATTCCTCTGAAGTATCTGCATTTCCTTCCCATGGAGGAACCCCAAATTGTGTGTGGCCTGGAAGTCACTCTCCTTGAAGCCAACCA CTGTCCAGGAGCTGTTATGTTTCTGTTCAAACTGCGAACAGGAGCTACAGTTCTTCATGTGGGAGATTTTCGTGCTCATCCAAAAATGGAATCATACCCAGCATTGTGGAACTGCTCCATTGACACTCTGTTTCTAGATACAAC GTACTGCAATGCTGTGTATGACTTCCCAAGGCAAGAAGATgttatagataagtgtgtgtctgttgctACCAGTCACGTTGCTGACAACACAAAGACACTTATCGTTGTTGGTTCATACACCATAg GCAAAGAGAGAGTGTTCAAAGCCATAGCCTCTGCTCTTGACTGCAAAATATGGGCCAGCAGTGACAAACAAAGGACTCTGCGGTGCATTCAGGACAAAGAGATCTGCTCAAGGCTGACTTCAGAGAAGCTGTGTGCCAGGGTCCACGTCCTGCCCATGAGTGACCTACAGCCCAGA AAGCTGATGGCATATGTGGAGACCCTGAAGCCAAGGTACTCAGTGGTGGTGGCGATTCGGCCAACTGGCTGGGAGCACTCCAGTGACCAGGGGCAAGGACTGGAAAATCTTGGCTCAAAACAGTGtggcaatgtttatatatatg GTATACCCTACTCCGAACACTCCAGCTTTAATGAATTGAAGCGATTTGTGCAGTTCATCCAGCCTAAAAAGATCATCCCAACAGTCAATGTTGGCAATCCAAATTCTCGACGGCAGATGGAGAAGTATTTTCAAGAGTGGCAAGAGAAGGCACGGCATAAAGACATTGGCTCCCTTCTCAGAAAACAACTGTGA